In the Ignavibacteria bacterium genome, CATTAGCTAAACCGCCGTTATCAGTTACCCAAGTGCCGCCATCGTTGATTGATGAAAAAATTCCAAGGTCTGTTCCGACGATTATCTGGCTTGCATTATCTGGATTTAAAGCAACACAATTTACAGGCAAATTCGGCAGACCGGAAGAAATATTTGTCCACGTCGATCCGTAGTTGGACGTTTTATAAATTTTGCTTGATGAAGTGTAACCCGAATAAGTTAGATAAGCAGCCCCAGGATTGGTTGAAGAGATTTCGATATCTGTTACATACAAAGTTGGTAAACTGCTTGAGACGACTGACCAGGAACCGCCATTATTAGTTGTAACCTGAACTCTGCCGTTGCTGCATCCGGCATAAATTACATTTGAATTTCCTTTAGCGATTGCAATAGCAGAAATCGTTGCGCCAGAAGAACCAGAACCATCGCCGGTCAAATCGCTGCTAATGGCAGACCAATTATTTGCGCCATCTGTTGTTTTATAAAGCTTGTAAGTTCCAGCAATTAAAGATTGTGAGTTATTAGGATCCATAATAAACGGAGCGATGAATTGGCAGCGCTCGGTCGTTCCATCCCAATATCCTGATCCGACAGGAATTCCGCTCATCTTCTTTGTCCATGAACTGCCATTGTTTGTTGATTTGAAAAATGCAAGATATACGTATTCAGCGTAAAGTGTCGAAGGAGTATTGAAATCAACTTCAGTTGCACCGCCGTCACCACTTAGGATTTCTGTCCAAGTTAGTCCTGAACTTGTTTTAAGCGTGCCATTATCTTGCGTCCCGCCGTAAAAAACATCTGAGGTCGGATGGACCGCACCATAGTAAAATTGAGTTACTTCAAGTCCGTTGTTTAGTGCAGTCCAAGCCGTTCCGCTATTTACGGATTTATAAATTCCTCCGTCAGTTCCAACGAACATTGTATTTGCGTTAGATGGATGGAAAACAATCGCATGATGATCTGCATGTACATAGGCATAGGAAGGATGAGTATACCAATTTGTAATTTGCGACCATGATGTACCGCCATTTGTAGTTTTAAACATATCCACTCCACCAGCGAAAACTATGTTTGGATCGGTTGGATGAACAGATACAATGTTATTATACCAAGCTTGTGAGCCGGTATAATTATTGGCAGTCAGCGATGGACCGGGGACTGTCACAGCTGAAAAAGTATTTCCACCATCAGTTGATTTCTGGAAATGTGAAACACCGCTCGTGCTTAAGTTTAAAAAAGCAGCATATACGATTTGGTTATTTGATGGAGATGTAGCTAATTCTATTCTTCCAGTTCCGGTTACTGAATGAATTGCACTGAATGAACTTCCCCCATCATTGCTTTTATAAATCGCTGATTGATTGAACTGTCCATAACTTGCGAAGATAGTTGTCGGAGAAGTATTTGAAATTTCAATATCAATACAGTGTGCAGATGCACCGCTTAATCCGCCGCTTACAAGGTTCCAATTCGTTCCGCCATTAACAGTGTAGTAAAGTCCAGTTCGAGTAGCAGCATAGAGTCTGCCAGTTGTTGCATCAAACTGTAAATCGTTAACATAGTAGAAACTGCTGTTCTTTGTTGATGATAATTGAGTCCACGCTGTACCGCCATCGGTAGTTTTAAAAATTCCTTCGCCCCGGATTGCATCGGCATTGAAATATCCTTCTCCGGTACCGGCATAGATTATATTCGAATTCGCCGGATCCATTGCGAGAGCACAAACAGCGAGATTTTCCATGTCATCTTTTAATGCCGACCAGCTCGTTCCGCCATTCGTAGTTTTCCAGACGCCTCCACTTACTGCACCAACGTACATAATATTTGTATTCGATGGATTAATTAGAATTGAACGAAGTCTTCCTCCTATATTATTTGGTCCGACTTGCGTCCAAGATAATGCAGCAGCTTTAGTACTCAAAGAGGGGGAATTGAATTTCTTAATATGCTCTAATGCACCACTTCGCCAATTATCCGGAATATAACCGATTGGAAAAGCCCGCTGATCATAATAAAATTTCATAGCTTCCATTGGTTTGTCGTAAGCGGCTTTATTTTCTTTTTTAGATTTTATTTTATGAGCGAGCATGTCTTTAATTGTAAATTCATTTTTTGAATTTTCACTCGAGGTCTGAAAGATCAGGGATAAACTTGTAATTGCAGTTAGAAAAAGAAGTGATAAATGAGGCAGGAACTTTTTCATTTTTTTTCTCCTAATTTTATTGTTGCATGTCCATTATCAACCAACCCATTTTTAGTGTTAGTTTTAGGATTAAATTAACAGTATCTCCTTCGCGTTTGTTCGATAGCGATTTCAACTTTTGGTTTCTTTGATCTGCAGAATTTATTTTTCCTCTTTCATCCAAATAGAAATTTGGGGAAACCATGATTTCATCTCCGGCAGCAGCCATACTCGGCAGCGAACCAATATCCTCGCAAGTTATAAGACGCAGCTTAAGTGAATAATCCTCATCGTTCTTTTTATAAATGCTGAGGATTTTTACCTGCACAAGTGAACGATTGTCTTGTATTGTTGTCGGAGATTTTACTTCACCTTGATCAGTTTGAGTTTGATGCTCTTTTTTAGAACAACTGCTTAGAGCAAGAATAATAAAAAAAAGCACGACAGTTGTCGGTATTTTTACCATAAGGGCCCTCATTTTTTTGTTTCAAGTTAACAAATTAATTATAAGATGCAAGGATGAGATGCAGTTAAATCTCAGGCATGCTGCAAATGTTTTAAAGGATTAACTATTTTTCACTTCACTACAACCATTTTCTTAGTCTCAGTGTAATTACCGGCTTTG is a window encoding:
- a CDS encoding T9SS type A sorting domain-containing protein, which translates into the protein MKKFLPHLSLLFLTAITSLSLIFQTSSENSKNEFTIKDMLAHKIKSKKENKAAYDKPMEAMKFYYDQRAFPIGYIPDNWRSGALEHIKKFNSPSLSTKAAALSWTQVGPNNIGGRLRSILINPSNTNIMYVGAVSGGVWKTTNGGTSWSALKDDMENLAVCALAMDPANSNIIYAGTGEGYFNADAIRGEGIFKTTDGGTAWTQLSSTKNSSFYYVNDLQFDATTGRLYAATRTGLYYTVNGGTNWNLVSGGLSGASAHCIDIEISNTSPTTIFASYGQFNQSAIYKSNDGGSSFSAIHSVTGTGRIELATSPSNNQIVYAAFLNLSTSGVSHFQKSTDGGNTFSAVTVPGPSLTANNYTGSQAWYNNIVSVHPTDPNIVFAGGVDMFKTTNGGTSWSQITNWYTHPSYAYVHADHHAIVFHPSNANTMFVGTDGGIYKSVNSGTAWTALNNGLEVTQFYYGAVHPTSDVFYGGTQDNGTLKTSSGLTWTEILSGDGGATEVDFNTPSTLYAEYVYLAFFKSTNNGSSWTKKMSGIPVGSGYWDGTTERCQFIAPFIMDPNNSQSLIAGTYKLYKTTDGANNWSAISSDLTGDGSGSSGATISAIAIAKGNSNVIYAGCSNGRVQVTTNNGGSWSVVSSSLPTLYVTDIEISSTNPGAAYLTYSGYTSSSKIYKTSNYGSTWTNISSGLPNLPVNCVALNPDNASQIIVGTDLGIFSSINDGGTWVTDNGGLANVSIADLDYRSSDKYLFAATHGRSMFKAPLSGGTTPTEVTLNYDDGIPSSGYYWNTPGAGSANRMTPTITPAKVTQMSIYFTGINAGTGSYQPFIKGKSGSAPGSNLTTLSTRVAVPPGWDEINLSSYNINVSDDFFVGLFYDGTNKPMYGFDPIDNGRAWDFDGVSWSSWNETYFMRAKIQTLTSVVDIETRVPKHFDLSQNYPNPFNPVTRIKYSLPNEQLVSVIIYDLNGSEVAKLVDNHQAPGTYTIEWNGKDNSGRQVSSGVYLYKIEAGNFSELKKMILLK